The following are encoded together in the Vitis riparia cultivar Riparia Gloire de Montpellier isolate 1030 unplaced genomic scaffold, EGFV_Vit.rip_1.0 scaffold776_pilon_pilon, whole genome shotgun sequence genome:
- the LOC117910551 gene encoding BURP domain-containing protein 3-like, which yields MVSYHRIKLQKGLSSVDASTASCTIHIHFDKFSQPAGEEAQVDDSKIGSFLETDLHPGKKMKMNLATTTNGAVFLPHQVAESIHFSSNKLPEILNRFSLKEKSTEAEIIKELEECEEPAMEGEARYCTTSLESLIDFSTSKLGRNVNVLANEVKTGSQEYEFGVGMEKLADKSVVCYKMNYPYAVFYCHTFTKTRTYMIPLVGADGSKAKAMSACHSDRSAWHPKHVAFKVLNVKPGTVPVCHFVHNNAMVWIPK from the exons ATGGTCTCCTATCATAGAATTAAACTGCAGA AAGGTCTAAGTTCTGTCGATGCTTCTACTGCCTCTTGTACTATTCACATCCACTTCGATAAATTCTCTCAACCCGCGGGAGAAGAGGCTCAAGTAGATGACTCAAAAATAGGTAGCTTCTTGGAAACAGACCTGCATCCaggtaaaaaaatgaagatgaacttGGCCACAACTACAAATGGAGCTGTTTTCTTGCCTCATCAAGTTGCTGAATCCATACACTTTTCATCCAACAAGCTACCTGAAATATTGAACCGGTTTTCCCTGAAAGAAAAATCCACAGAAGCCGAGATAATAAAGGAGCTAGAGGAATGCGAGGAGCCTGCCATGGAAGGAGAAGCAAGGTACTGTACAACATCATTAGAGTCCCTAATCGATTTCAGCACTTCAAAGCTTGGAAGAAATGTGAATGTGCTGGCGAATGAGGTCAAAACGGGGAGCCAGGAGTATGAGTTTGGAGTGGGGATGGAGAAGCTTGCCGACAAATCAGTGGTGTGCTATAAGATGAACTACCCATATGCTGTTTTCTACTGCCATACATTCACTAAGACACGGACTTACATGATTCCGTTGGTGGGTGCTGATGGAAGCAAAGCTAAAGCCATGTCAGCTTGTCATAGTGACAGATCAGCTTGGCACCCAAAACATGTGGCCTTCAAAGTGCTCAATGTTAAGCCAGGAACAGTCCCTGTCTGCCATTTCGTTCACAACAATGCCATGGTCTGGATTCCAAAATAG